A stretch of Chiloscyllium plagiosum isolate BGI_BamShark_2017 chromosome 6, ASM401019v2, whole genome shotgun sequence DNA encodes these proteins:
- the amer2 gene encoding APC membrane recruitment protein 2 yields the protein MDLHCDYNDISASEQQTGKISKTAFKLFGRKKSGGTMPSIFNLKNKGDRKSSLKMGLVRSKTHDGIADMGLEVSTKEESLSNYQLDNDSSTKIVNSMSFAAGGCGPIAKSHSFFSLLKRNSRLENGKGESVHSNSEQVKEKSCNRQKKGLKGLFSSMKWHKKDKISKEEKDEYLEIHGTITLPSSLTASLECVKEETQKSCSEPESAALEMQNKLSCELQSDNEDTFTEESKHTNSGKCLPELCKNLEKVTTDRQLLDQDSNVKAFEQLEERQDGGLTYVGQDVQDECISVTGSESHHTTEASTLCAPNNDPSSEQSIDRICLMFSDVTSLKSFDSFTGCGDIIADQDDEGNVCERGAPAEKGKGGAKKRSNILTYQGGGEEMASPDEVDDDYLQEFWDTPPSTVEPLKDKQDQTMADQTPWIASEIPTCLGDAAEGTLVKQLTLNDFPKTKNDNEDPMTTKSDQQDCVPNSDEGYWDSTTPGPDDESGKTLATRASIPRDSYSGDVLYDLFADVDESLTSIVSDEEMSSVSEPKIQSPKPLVSTSNITASNITTISKEKNVSAIPRHRATSIARQSEANHTHWPQTHQQLVGYEPARTKIPVAKTSIPRPNNKGITGTNAKVLATKGTAKKIVSEKLRLEN from the coding sequence ATGGACTTGCATTGTGATTATAATGATATTTCGGCTTCTGAACAACAAACTGGCAAGATAAGTAAGACAGCATTTAAATTATTTGGGAGGAAAAAATCAGGGGGCACCATGCCTAGTATTTTTAATCTGAAAAACAAAGGGGATAGGaaaagctccttgaaaatggggcTTGTTAGAAGCAAAACGCATGATGGAATTGCTGATATGGGACTGGAAGTAAGCACCAAGGAAGAATCTTTGAGTAATTATCAACTGGACAATGATTCCAGTACAAAAATTGTCAACAGTATGAGCTTTGCTGCTGGTGGTTGCGGACCTATTGCTAAGTCTCACAGCTTTTTCTCTTTACTAAAAAGGAATAGTAGATTAGAAAATGGCAAGGGGGAGTCAGTACATTCAAACTCTGAGCAGGTGAAGGAGAAGAGTTGCAACAGACAAAAGAAAGGACTGAAAGGGTTGTTCAGCAGCATGAAATGGcataaaaaggacaaaattaGTAAAGAGGAAAAAGATGAGTACCTGGAAATCCATGGCACTATTACACTGCCTAGTTCTTTGACTGCCAGCTTGGAATGTGTAAAAGAAGAGACACAGAAATCTTGCTCTGAACCTGAAAGTGCTGCACTGGAAATGCAAAACAAATTATCCTGTGAATTGCAGTCTGATAATGAGGACACCTTCACTGAGGAATCAAAACACACAAATAGTGGGAAGTGCCTTCCAGAATTATGTAAAAATTTGGAGAAAGTCACAACTGACCGCCAATTATTGGACCAAGATTCTAATGTCAAGGCTTTTGAACAGCTGGAGGAAAGACAGGATGGAGGATTGACTTATGTGGGGCAGGATGTACAAGACGAATGTATTTCTGTAACTGGATCTGAATCTCATCACACCACTGAAGCTTCAACACTCTGTGCACCCAATAATGATCCATCCTCAGAACAATCAATTGATCGTATTTGCTTAATGTTTTCTGATGTTACATCTTTAAAGAGCTTTGATTCATTTACAGGGTGTGGAGACATTATCGCTGACCAGGATGATGAGGGGAATGTCTGTGAAagaggagctcctgcagaaaAGGGAAAGGGTGGTGCAAAGAAACGCTCAAATATTCTGACTTATCAAGGTGGAGGAGAGGAGATGGCAAGCCCAGATGAAGTTGATGATGACTATCTGCAAGAATTTTGGGACACACCTCCATCAACTGTTGAACCTCTTAAAGACAAACAGGACCAGACCATGGCTGACCAAACCCCCTGGATAGCTTCAGAAATTCCAACTTGCCTTGGTGATGCGGCAGAAGGAACCTTAGTCAAACAGCTTACTTTGAATGATTTTCCCAAAACTAAAAATGATAATGAAGACCCAATGACCACTAAGAGTGATCAACAAGATTGTGTCCCAAATAGTGATGAGGGATACTGGGACTCTACAACCCCTGGACCTGATGATGAAAGTGGGAAAACACTTGCTACCAGGGCAAGTATTCCAAGAGACAGTTACAGTGGAGATGTTCTGTATGATCTGTTTGCAGATGTAGATGAAAGTCTGACAAGTATTGTTTCAGATGAAGAAATGTCCTCTGTATCTGAACCAAAAATCCAGTCTCCAAAACCTCTTGTGTCCACATCTAATATTACTGCATCCAACATTACTACAATTTCCAAGGAGAAGAATGTATCTGCTATCCCCAGGCATCGGGCCACTTCAATTGCACGACAGAGTGAAGCAAATCACACTCACTGGCCTCAGACACATCAGCAGTTGGTAGGATATGAGCCTGCAAGAACCAAAATTCCTGTTGCTAAGACATCAATTCCTAGACCCAATAACAAAGGCATCACTGGAACAAATGCAAAGGTCTTGGCAACCAAGGGAACTGCAAAAAAAATAGTCTCTGAAAAGCTACGGTTGGAAAATTAA